A region of Zeugodacus cucurbitae isolate PBARC_wt_2022May chromosome 5, idZeuCucr1.2, whole genome shotgun sequence DNA encodes the following proteins:
- the LOC105208982 gene encoding septin-2 → MSKTPSFDKDRDYIGFATLPEQVHRKSVKRGFEFTLMVVGESGLGKSTLINSLFLGDLYKNRVIPNVEERLEKTTRVEKKTMDIEERGVRLRLTVVDTPGFGDGINCEDSWRVCTAYIDEQFRQYFTDESGLNRRNIQDNRVHCCLYFVPPWGHSLRQMDLDLIRRLHRKVNIVLVIAKADCLTKNEVRKMKERILQDLEDNKIQLYQFPECDSDEDDDFKQQDRDLKASIPFAVVGSNTILEVAGKKVRGRQYPWGVVDVEDPEHSDFNKLRTFLISTHMQDLKDTTQDVHYENFRAQCISQISQHALRERGKLKRDSISSTNGFDAAITETDRLLLQKDEEIRRMQDMLTQMQEKLKQTHLMEMKKNDSVIDV, encoded by the exons ATgt cTAAAACTCCATCATTCGACAAAGATCGCGATTACATTGGCTTCGCCACTCTACCGGAGCAGGTGCATCGGAAATCAGTGAAACGCGGTTTCGAATTTACGCTCATGGTTGTTGGCGAATCTGGCCTCGGCAAGTCAACGCTGATTAATAGTTTGTTTCTTGGCGATCTTTACAAGAATCGCGTAATACCAAATGTTGAAGAACGGCTCGAGAAAACGACGCGTGTCGAAAAGAAGACAATGGATATAGAGGAGCGTGGTGTGCGCTTGCGCTTGACGGTGGTGGATACACCAGGATTCGGTGATGGCATCAATTGTGAAGACAGTTGGCGCGTTTGTACCGCTTACATCGATGAGCAG TTCCGTCAATACTTCACAGATGAGAGCGGACTGAATCGTCGTAATATACAGGATAATCGCGTGCATTGCTGTCTGTACTTTGTGCCGCCGTGGGGTCATAG TCTCCGTCAGATGGATCTGGATCTTATTCGACGTCTGCATCGTAAAGTCAATATTGTTCTGGTGATCGCCAAGGCGGATTGTCTAACCAAAAATGAGGTGCGCAAAATGAAGGAACGCATACTACAAGATCTGGAGGATAACAAAATACAGTTGTATCAGTTTCCCGAATGCGATTCAGACGAAGACGATGACTTCAAACAGCAAGATCGCGATCTAAAAGCTTCAATACCATTCGCCGTCGTCGGCAGCAATACGATACTTGAGGTGGCGGGCAAAAAAGTGCGTGGACGTCAATACCCCTGGGGTGTGGTGGACGTAGAGGATCCCGAACACAGTGATTTCAACAAATTACGCACTTTCCTCATCTCGACACATATGCAAGATCTGAAGGACACCACACAGGATGTGCACTACGAGAACTTCCGTGCACAATGCATCTCACAGATATCGCAACATGCGCTCCGAGAGCGTGGCAAATTGAAGCGTGACTCGATCAGTTCGACAAATGGTTTCGATGCGGCCATTACGGAGACCGATCGTCTGCTCTTGCAGAAGGACGAAGAGATACGACGCATGCAGGATATGCTCACGCAGATGCAGGAGAAACTCAAGCAGACACATTTGATGGAGATGAAGAAAAACGATAGTGTTATCGATGTTTAG